Genomic DNA from Paracoccus aminophilus JCM 7686:
GGTTTCACCCAAACGCGAGCAACAGCGTCTTTACGCTTGCCGGTGGCGTAGGAGCGGCCAAGCGAATCGCGCTGTGCTTCACGCGGAGCCGCGGAAACGGCAGCCGGAGCTGCAGCAACGGCCGATTTCAGTTCGTCGAGAGACTTGAGTTCTTCGGCCATTCTTACGCGCTCCGAGTATTCTTGGCGTTCAGGACTTTGACGTCCAGCACTTCGGGCTGCTGCGCTTCGTGCGGATGCTCGGTGCCAGCGTAAACGCGCAGATGGGTCATCTGCAGCTTGCCCAGCTTGTTGCGCGAGATCATGCGCTCAACAGCTTTGGTCACGACGCGCTCGGGGTGAGCGCCTTCAAGAACCTGACGCGCGGTGCGGAATTTGATCCCGCCCGGGTGGCCGGTGTGCCAGTAGTATTTCTTCTGGTCACGCTTGTCGCCGGTCATCTGCACCTTGTCGGCGTTGATGATGATGACATTGTCGCCCATATCCATGTGCGGCGTGAAGGTCGGCTTGTGCTTGCCGCGCAGGCGGCTGGCGACGATCGTAGCAAGGCGGCCCAGAACAACGCCCTCGGCGTCGATCAGGATCCACTTCTTCTCGATCTCCGCCGGTTTTGCGGTATAGGTTTTCATAAGACTGCCCTTTGGGGGTGTGTGAATTCGAGATGGGGGTATATCGGATATGTCCCCGCTTCGGTCAAGAGCGCAAACCCTCAATTACTCAATCAAAATCATAAGCTTACAAAATAGGTATTTAAATACCTCAGTCTAAGGCACGGTTTTACCCTGGAATCGCGCCAGAACGGCTCTCGCGATGAGGCGGAATCGCATAGGTCATCGAACAGCGCGCCACCGGATCGGGCCTGCCCTCGCTGCGGATCAGCGCATCGCCCACGGCAAGCTGCTTTCCCAGCTTAAGGAGGCGGCACGAGGCCAGCAGATCGCGGCCCGCTTCGGGCTTTCGCATGAAGTCGATCGAGGCATTCGTCGTCACGGCAAGTGCGACCGGTCCGATCCGCGACAGAATGGTCAGATAGATCGCGACATCGGCCAGCCCGAACATCGTCGGCCCCGACACCGTGCCGCCCGGGCGCAAATGCATCTCCTTGACGCGAAGCCGCAGCACCAACTCGGAGTCAGAGACGCTGTCCACATAAAGATCGGGCGCAACCTGCGGAAACTCGGCGGCCAGAAACGTATTCAGCGCCGCTTGATCCATCACGATCTGTATGTGACCTGCCATGACTTGCCCCCCGTTCTCTTTGCGCCAGACTGGGCGAGGAACGGGGCAAAGAGCAAGGCGGCACTTCCGATCTGACGCCACGACAGCTGGCCGCGTCACGCGTAGCCGATCTGATCCCGGCTCAACCGAGCGTGGCAAGCGCGGGGAAGTTTTCCAGCAGCCAATAGGCGAAGGCCGTGAAGGCCCCGGTCAAGAGCGCCAGACCGACCGCGATCAGAAGCACGCCCATGACGCGCTCGATCAGCTTCAGATGCGGCTTGATCCGGTTCATCAGCCCCATGGCGCGGTTGATGAAGATCGCCGACAGCAGGAAAGGAATCCCCAGACCCAAGGCATAGATCGCGAGCAAGGCCACACCGCGCTGCGCCTCGGCACCCGAAGCGGCAAGGGAGAGGATCATGCCAAGCTGCGGGCCGATGCAGGGCGTCCAGCCAAAGGCGAAAGCGAGCCCGAGCACATAGGCGCCAAAGGCCCCGCCCCCCTTGGCATCGACATCGAGACGCGCCTCGCTATCGAGGAACGGAATGCGGATGACATGCAGGAAATGCAGGCCAAGGATGATCACCACCAGGCCCGAGCCGCGCGAAAGCAGGTCCTGATATTGCAGCAAAGCCCGCCCGAAGGCCGAGGCCGCGATGCCCATCAGGATGAAGACCGTCGAGAGGCCCAACACGAAGAACAGCGCCGGCACCACCGCGCTGCGCTCGCCAGTCTTGAGACCGTTCACCCCGATGCCGGTCATATAGGCCAGATAGGGCGGCACGATCGGCAGCACACAAGGCGAGAGGAAAGACAAAAGCCCGGCCAGCAAAGCCACGAAGGCGGCGGGCAGGAAGGCGGCGTCGATAAGTTCAATTCCAAACATGATCAGCACCATAGCCATGAAAAAGGCGCGGGGAAGACCCGCGCCTCTCACTCTTGCGTGGGGTGATCAGTTCGCTGACCACCAACCGCGACGTTTGGGCTGCGCGGGCGTCTCTGCCGCGACAGGCTCGGGCTTGGGTGCCTCGGTTTCGACCGCAGGGGCCGGGGCCGGAGTGACCGCGACCGGAGCAGCAGGCGCGGCGGGTGCCGGAGCCTCTTCGGATGCGCTCGGCGCCGGTTCTTCGGCAGCGACAGCCGCTTCGACCTCTTGCGCGACCGGGGCCGGAGCAAGCTCAGCGGCAGCAGCCGCTGCTGCGGCGCCATCCTCTTGCGCGACCGACTCGGCCTCGCCCGCCGCAATCGCGGCATCGGCGTTCACATTGGCTGAGTCCCCTGCCTCAGCTTCCGCGGAAGCCTCTGCGGCCTCGACCGGCTCGGCCCCTTTGCGGCGGCGCGGGGCGCGGCGGCGCTTGGG
This window encodes:
- the rplM gene encoding 50S ribosomal protein L13 codes for the protein MKTYTAKPAEIEKKWILIDAEGVVLGRLATIVASRLRGKHKPTFTPHMDMGDNVIIINADKVQMTGDKRDQKKYYWHTGHPGGIKFRTARQVLEGAHPERVVTKAVERMISRNKLGKLQMTHLRVYAGTEHPHEAQQPEVLDVKVLNAKNTRSA
- a CDS encoding PaaI family thioesterase; the encoded protein is MAGHIQIVMDQAALNTFLAAEFPQVAPDLYVDSVSDSELVLRLRVKEMHLRPGGTVSGPTMFGLADVAIYLTILSRIGPVALAVTTNASIDFMRKPEAGRDLLASCRLLKLGKQLAVGDALIRSEGRPDPVARCSMTYAIPPHRESRSGAIPG
- a CDS encoding cytochrome c biogenesis CcdA family protein, whose product is MFGIELIDAAFLPAAFVALLAGLLSFLSPCVLPIVPPYLAYMTGIGVNGLKTGERSAVVPALFFVLGLSTVFILMGIAASAFGRALLQYQDLLSRGSGLVVIILGLHFLHVIRIPFLDSEARLDVDAKGGGAFGAYVLGLAFAFGWTPCIGPQLGMILSLAASGAEAQRGVALLAIYALGLGIPFLLSAIFINRAMGLMNRIKPHLKLIERVMGVLLIAVGLALLTGAFTAFAYWLLENFPALATLG